AAAGGGATTTACCACTTACAAGCCTCTTGCAGTGGTTTGATAGCCTCTGATAATCCACGCAGATCAAAGGTAGTTGTTACCGGACTTTCAGAATATGGAGTAACTTGCGCCAACAATTGATCATGGGTCATCAGCGACTTGATGTACGCAATATCTTTCCCGTAGTAGAAGGTAGCAGTGTTGTCAGTTGAGAGTGTCCACGTAGTAGTTTTCGCTTTTTCCTTGTCCAACCGCGTGAGAACTTCCGTTGTCTCAAGCCCTAGATATACCCCCCAGATGATGAATGCATCTGTACTATTTTCCTTGCACCTGAGCATCAGTGTGGGTTTGGTGGTTGTCATTCTTGAGGTAATGTAGTTCTCTGCTTCGAGTGTAAGAAATACGTTTGTACTGTCGTCAATAGGTGAGGTTTCAGTTCTAACGACCCATTTTCCTTTGTCGATAGCTTTCGTTGTCACAACGTTCTTATCAACACCCAGCTTCTCTGCCAGAGTATCAAAGCACACCAATCGCTCTCCGTTGCCCTTGATTGCAGCACACTTGGCAATTTCCTGCTTTTCATCTGCGTGTAGTAAAGGCGATACGCCAGCCAGCATTGCTGCAATTAACCACTTTTTCATTCGCCACCTCCCTTACAAAACGCTGACTATAGATACACGCCCACAAGGAGGTCAATCACACTTATGTCAAACTGTTACTTCACCTCCTTAGCCAGTATTCGCAGCTGTGCCCGCTTTCCGGTGGGGTCGTAGGCGGTGGTGATCTCCAGTGTTTTGCCGCCGGTCTGCAGGCGCATATCGCTGGTGACGCCGTCGAGGTAACGCAGCAGCACGTCGTAGACGATGTGTGCGACAGTGCCCTGATCGGCGTCGCTCTCGCTGCCACTGACGGCGATAACGGAAGCACGGCGGGTAGTAACGGGTTGCCATTCGGTGACTTCCTCCCCGGTTCGGTTGTGCACCTTCACCCCGCGCAGCAGGGTGATGCGGTGCCTGAGTTTGCCTGCACGCATGGTGGTGCCTCCGCAGTGGTTGAGTCAGAACAGGCCGGGCAGCGTGAGCGGGGCCAGCAGGCTGTCTGTAAAGCGGGCGGGCAGCTCGGCGATGGCCACCCCTGCGCCATTGCCGACAATCAGGCTTTCGCGGTTTTCATACAGCGCCGCCACGGTGAGCAGCAGCCACTGCACCACGCCGGGGTAGTGGCTGAGGTCAGCCCCGGCCTCGTAATCGACAATGAGCAACCCCGGCGGGCGCGGGCCGGTCAGATGCAGGAAGGCTTCGCCGTTGCGGTTGACGATATGCCCCGGCATGGCCAGCGGCTGCACTGCGCCGTAACTGGCCGAGTCAGGCGAGAGATCAAACTGCCCTACGCCGACCAGCCGCCGCACCTGCCCTTTATCCAGCCGCTGATGGTCTGGCCGCGTGCTGGGCCAGTATTCGCGGTAGATCGCCTGACGCAGGGCGGCGCCGGTTTTGACTTCTGCCTGTTGCCGCGCCGCGGGGATCAGCATCTGCTCGA
This genomic interval from Pokkaliibacter sp. MBI-7 contains the following:
- a CDS encoding phage head closure protein: MRAGKLRHRITLLRGVKVHNRTGEEVTEWQPVTTRRASVIAVSGSESDADQGTVAHIVYDVLLRYLDGVTSDMRLQTGGKTLEITTAYDPTGKRAQLRILAKEVK
- a CDS encoding type VI secretion system-associated protein TagO, translating into MKKWLIAAMLAGVSPLLHADEKQEIAKCAAIKGNGERLVCFDTLAEKLGVDKNVVTTKAIDKGKWVVRTETSPIDDSTNVFLTLEAENYITSRMTTTKPTLMLRCKENSTDAFIIWGVYLGLETTEVLTRLDKEKAKTTTWTLSTDNTATFYYGKDIAYIKSLMTHDQLLAQVTPYSESPVTTTFDLRGLSEAIKPLQEACKW